The Sylvia atricapilla isolate bSylAtr1 chromosome 14, bSylAtr1.pri, whole genome shotgun sequence genome includes the window gaacttttcattttcctcaagCATTTTTGAAATCACTTTCCAGACCTTGTGCCAGACTTtggactgaaaaataaaatgtgaagcATACAAAaagtttgcattaaaaaatcTATAGGGCAGAACTTTGAATTCCCCAGAATGACTATGAAGtccagctggggttttttgttcaggactgggaaagaagggaagaatGGATATAAATGTGAAATATATGTTTAAAAGCCAGAAATATAAATTCCTCCATGGTTTTTTACATGAGATCTCCACCTCCTTTCTTACCTAGAACTCTCCTGTTTATTCAGGACTTGAGAAGTGGCCTTCTACATAAGCAAAGCTCATGAAAATATGTGTAGAGCTGTTAAAGTCTCTTCAAAGTCATCCAaaatgtggggggaaaaaagattgAGCAGTTTTCCAGGAGCAAAAAGTTTCCCATGTggtccctcagcagcagcataaCTGAGGTCTCAAGCTCAGAGTCCTGAATAGCAACACTCTTGCCTATTTCATATCAAATCgatattaatttgttttatagaTGTTGAAAACCTTTATTTTAGAGGCATAAAGCTCTGCCCGTAGTGGGCACGTTTCAAAGTTGTGCATTGAAAAGATTAAATTGGAATTGTGGACAAAAGCATTCAGGCAGAGGTGGCCTAACAAACAGAAATTGGTGTTGATGTGCTGATGTTTGGACTTTTGCTGGACCTCATCTGAGAAACTTGTTTAAATCTAAAGATGATTCCTTTCTCGAGGACATTTATTGCTAAACCATTCTATATATTCCTCATTGTTTCTGAAGACTATTCAATGCACCAGGAGAGCCATATCCCAGGATGTTATtagctgctcctctgcagctggtagcattttgctgtttttaaatcAAGTCTCTATGACATGATTCTTTTCTAGTCCAGCTGATTACTTGTACTTCACACATTACAGAATCTTATAATGAGTTACTGCTTAACAAATGTCCCTCTTAAAATTTCAAGCATTCGTCAAACTACTGaacaggaacagaaacacaTTTGTGAAGCAGAAAGTAATTCTGCGTTGCTCCAAGGATGGTGTTAATGGCTCGAGTTCCTGCCTACGTTTATTTGTAACCCATGggatttctttgtttaaaaccTGAGAagaagaggagctgcagagcttttTCCTGCTGGGTTTCACCCCCAAGGTGTGCTGCACCCTGGCCCAAATCCAGCAAAGCATTTCAGTACAGGCTTTAAGTCAACAGCATAGTCTCATTTTTCAAGGTAGGCACACACTTAAGTGCTTTATTGAATAAGAGCCAGAATTTTAAAGCCTCCAGAGAGGGAAGATAataccattttttcttttctgtaagtAAGGTTTTCAGTAACACGCTACCAATTCCATCTTTTAATCTGCCTCATGCtctcacacacagagaacaagCAGCTTTCTCAAATGCCAAGGCAGCTAATTGAGCTGCCACACTTGatacctttttcttctttcgCTTAATGACTTTATCAACGTTTCTTGAAGGGATGGGAAAGTCAAAGGTGTCAGCCTTAGCCTCTCGAGGGTCACCTAGAAAGAGTTTAGAAAACGTTTTTTGAGTATTTACAATATGTTCCTAAGGAAGATGTTGatcactggcacaggttgcccagagacgctgtggctgccccatccctggaaatgtccaagaaAAGGTTGGATGGAGTTCTGACCAGcttggtccagtggaaggtgtccctagGAAGGGTGTGGAaatggatgatttttaaggtccctcccaacccaaactactTCATGATTCCAGAGGGATCCTTATTTCTGTCACCTTATCGGGTATCAACCCTTACATCCTGCAGCTTGTCCCCTTCTTTACTCCATTACAACCAGGGAGCAACTGAGTGTCTCTTAAACGCCACAAAGCAGATTTCAAAACTACACAGCACCCACGCTTTAGACAACAGGCTTCTGGGagcttttaatttcctctttcccagaactggacacagcaatCGAGGTGTGACCTCAGCAGCGCCCAGAACAGGGGAAGAATCACCCACCGCGGTTTTGCCGGCCCCGCTGTTCCTGGCACAGACAATTAAGACAACGTTTGACCACCTGCAGCCCTCAGAGAGCCCGACAGGACGGGGCTGTCCCGGGGTTTCACGCACCGCTGCCGGCTCTCCGCtcgccgccgctccccgctcGCCTGCCGCTGCCGCCCTGCCCGGCGCTGTGCCCGGCCCGCGGCTCCGGGGCGGCCCTCGgggccccagcccggcccggggcgcTCTGCCCGGGGCTCCGccggctgccccagcccaggcgGATCACGGGGCCGCAGCGGTGCGAGCCGAAGCTGTTCACGTACACGAGCGGCACGGGCGGGCGGCCGCGCTCCGTgtgcggcggggccgcgggcatGAGGGGAACCGCGGCTGGGGGCTGTGAGGGTGGCCGGGGATTGAGGCTTAGGGAGGAGAAAACGACGGTCCGTGAGAGGAACGGGGCCTGAGGGGAACGGAGGACTGAGGCTGAGAGTGGGGAaccggggctgaggggagccggggctgaggggagccgggGACAGAGAGGTCGGTGAGGGAGCCGGGGACCGAGAGGTCGGTGAGGGGAGCCGGGGACCGAGGGGAGCCCGGGGACAGAGAGGTCGGTGAGGgagccggggctgaggggagccgggGACAGAGAGGTCGGTGAGGGgagccggggctgaggggagccgggGACAGAGAGGTCGGTGAGGGGAGCCGGGGACAGAGAGGTTGGTGAGGGGAGCCGGGGACAGAGAGGTTGGTGAGGGGAGCCGGGGACAGAGAGGTCGGTGAGGGGAGCCCGGGGACCGAGGGGAGCCGGGGACAGAGAGGTCGGTGAAGGGAGCCGGGCTGGGGGTCTGTGAGATGAACCGGAGAGATATCGCAGTGGAAGGAACGCAGGGTTGTGAGACCAGCCGGGACTGAGGCCGCAGCGAGGGTTCGGTGAGAGGATCCGGGGACTGAGGGCTGGATGTCGCCCCGTCCCTGGGCCAGCGCTAGTACACATTGCTGCTGCCTGAAACCACGTATCGATACATTTCATGCAAGTTAATGATCTGTTTGTACCAGTGATAAGGGGACTCCGGGCTGAAGGTTGTTTGATGTCTGCTTTGTCTCTGCAGCAGGGGAACCGCTGGCATCCCTTTGGcgtgggtgctgctgcagtgcctgcacTGACACAAGGATTTCCTCTCCAAACAGTGCACGCGCTCCAGACATGCGCTGAACTATAATGAAACATCAAATAATTGTTTTGTCCTTCAGGCAGCAACAGATGTGTGACACTGACAGCATGCCTGGCAGGATCAGTCTGGCCTATGCAGGTGCTCAGCAGAGACGTGTCCCATTTCGGCCATGGCTTTGCTGGATGTGGACAGTGACAACTGGCTTTCTTAAACCACTGAAGAGCTCAAGTCATAGAATCTtggaacggtttgggttggaagagaccttaaacaCCATCCAGTTCCATGCCTTGccgtggcagggacactttccactgtcccaggctgctccaagcccatccagcctggccttgggcactgccagggatccagggacagccacagctgctctgggcaccctgtgccagggcctcccaccctcacagggaggaatttatGTCAAGTCCCACTGATGTTTTCTTTGTCACTAAAATACTGCTCCAGATCACTTCCCACAGTTCAATTTGCACAGGGTTGCAAGTCAGAAATGATAAATGCTACGAAGATACCtattttcccaaattttttcagcagcactggcagcatgAATGGTGTTGCCCTCAGGAATAGATCCGAAGAGACCACGAAGCAAACCGTGGTCATTCCTCAGGCTTTGAAGTAGCTGAGCGTCCCTGTatgtgtccagggcagggaatggagctgggaaggggctggaggagctcagggagctggaaaggggctcagctggagaaaaggagctcagggggaaccttgtgtctctgcacaagtccctgccaggaggggacagccggggatcgggctgtgctccagggaacagggacaggaggagagggaacggcctcaggctgggccaggggaggctcaggggggacagcagcaggaatttctccatggaaagggcgctcaggaatgggaactgcccagggaggtttggatccccatccctggaggtggcactcagcGCTGCGGGCTGGGGACAAGCGGCGATGTGGCGCAGGCCGGGCTCGCCGATGCCGGGGCTCTCCCCCTCAGCGGCCGGCGCAGAGCGCACGGGCTCCGCCAGGGGGCGGCCGCTCCCGCGGAACCGGCGCCGGCAGCGGGCGCCCCGGGATCGCCGGCCTTGGAGCCGCCGCCGCCAAACGGCACGGCGCCCGTGCGGCTGCCGACGGGGGAAAAACAACTCGCGGAGGCACGGCTTGACGGTTCGCCAGAgtgatttgttgtttttataAAAGGGCATCTCCTGCTGGTTCCAAAGGGCGAGGAGTAAAAAGGAGGTGGTAGGTGTGACGCAAGCACTGAGGCAGGAGCCTTGAGATCAACTGTGACCTCAAATATCAAATGTGACCTCCCGTAacagggaaaggttcttccctcagagggtgctggcactgctcagggTCCCCAGGGATTGGGCAccaggagagctccaggagatgcccagggtgggattttgggggtctgtgcagggccaggagctggatcaATGATCCAGGTGGGTCCCTTCCACTCaggatgttctgtgattctacaattCTCAAATCCACCCCTCCACAAACCCaaactccttcctcctctgtcaAAACCAGCACTAACCAACTGTACCAGTGAGGCAGCAGCCGCTGAGTTGAGTTTGGGATATTAAACCCAAAAGCTTCATCAAAAACTGGTCCTGGCCTAGAAACTTCCCCAGGACCATCCATCCCAAAACCCTGGAAAAGAAATCCCTTCTTtagctgcagtgctgcccacACCACAACCCCCCAGTGAATCCTCACACACAAACCTACAGAGCCCCGTGTTCATTCCATGACTGTCTCTGCATTGTGCAGGAACACTCGCTGCTGTatctgccagggcaggagctgcctgtgccagctggcagctgcttcCTTCCTCCGGCCTCCTCAGGGCACCACGGCTGCCAAGGCAGTGGTTTCTCAGCACCTGTGCTCACAGAAATGCTTCCACCCTGCTAATGCAAACACACAGACCTCGCAGGGCACATTTTGTCCACTTTTCCCAACAGCGCGTTGCCAGCACTTTGATCTCGAATGCAAATTCCCCTCAGATCCTTTTTTTaggatctgctgctgctcaggaaaatCAATGCCACCTAAAATCTCTCTGCAGATCTGTCGAGTTCAGCTGTTTTAGCTGCACACTGCTCTTCACCTTTCCACACGTGTGAACTGACTACCAGTTGGCCACTATCTCTGTATTAATCACTCTGAGCAAACATCTGGTTAAAAATAGCCCAGATTCCAGCTTTCAGCCTGCGCCTCATCGTTCGTTTGCTTTGTGCTCTGATGGCAGCTCCTCCATCTCACGATTTGTGTCAGCTCCTGAATTCCgttgtttcagttttgctttggCCAAGGATGTGCCATCATCCATGAACCTTGGCAGTCTTGAAAATGAGGCAGGTTTTGGTGCCTACAGCTGGTgccaaggagaaggaaggaaggagccaTTGGGGCATTGCTGCATGCATGGTCAGGGATTCCCTGAAAATCCCacccttctgctgctggtgga containing:
- the LOC136367610 gene encoding uncharacterized protein C5orf47-like; this encodes MPAAPPHTERGRPPVPLVYVNSFGSHRCGPVIRLGWGSRRSPGQSAPGRAGAPRAAPEPRAGHSAGQGGSGRRAGSGGERRAGSGDPREAKADTFDFPIPSRNVDKVIKRKKKKSKVWHKVWKVISKMLEENEKFRSRLLTCRHFDGEGSDRIQRSQNGAYLDRDESIFGWV